One genomic window of Onychostoma macrolepis isolate SWU-2019 chromosome 25, ASM1243209v1, whole genome shotgun sequence includes the following:
- the si:ch211-107e6.5 gene encoding uncharacterized protein si:ch211-107e6.5 produces MKQKTGLKGVEVDKTSTAMNTVNIVKLEKSCCPGHCRSRAVFRLLINVHGTQKTDLNQEHLANDYRASSPTASVIHPVVEGHHQKKCGADNQDRSSQETEKQNEEAESPLHKKEQSLLRKSIRILFMLFIILGIIVIFMIASQYVYLEWDRILRSLSLNKCMNGFVKLRFVGLYNPPI; encoded by the exons atgaAACAGAAGACGGGCTTGAAAGGAGTTGAG GTCGATAAGACATCTACTGCCATGAACACagtaaatatagtaaaattaGAGAAATCCTGCTGTCCTGGACACTGCCGTTCTCGAGCCGTTTTCAGATTACTCATTAATGTTCATGGAACGCAAAAAACGGATTTAAACCAGGAGCATCTTGCAAATGACTACAG GGCTTCGTCGCCAACAGCCTCCGTCATCCATCCAGTTGTTGAGGGACATCATCAGAAGAAATGTGGTGCAGACAATCAAGATCGCAGCTCTCAAGAAACTGAGAAGCAGAATGAGGAAGCTGAGAGTCCTTTACATAAGAAGGAACAAAGCCTTTTGAGGAAATCCATCAGAATTCTTTTCATGTTGTTCATTATTTTGGGAATAATTGTTATTTTCATGATTGCCAGCCAGTATGTTTACCTGGAGTGGGACAGAATTTTAAGGTCGCTGAGTCTTAACAAATGCATGAATGGCTTTGTAAAACTGCGCTTTGTTGGATTGTACAATCCACCCATATGA